CCACTGGAACCTGTCGGACAACGGCTGGGCCAAGGCCGCCTGGAGCAGCCTGTTCGGTCCCTGGTCGGTCGGAGCGACCCTCTTCATCCACGACGCGCGCGGCCGGTTCGATGCTGGGCAGACCCTGGCAACGCTGGAGCGTTACCCGATCACCTCCTTCTGCGCCGCACCGACGATCTACCGGATGCTGGTGCTGGAGGACCTCGCGAAATTCAAGCCGGCGGCCCTGCGGAGTTGCGTCGGGGCGGGAGAGCCGCTGAACCCGGAGGTGATTGAGACCTGGCGCGAGGCGACCGGCATGACCATCCGCGACGGCTATGGGCAGACCGAGAGCGCCGTGCTGGTGGCCAACTTCCCCTCGGTGCCGGTGCGGGTCGGTGCGATGGGCAAGCCCACGCCCGGATTCGAGGTGGCGATCATCGACGACGAGGGGAGGGAGCTGCCGCCGGGCGAGGAAGGGCATATCGGCGTCCGGATCAAGCCGGGGCGCCCAGTTGGTTTGTTCCATGGGTACTACGGCGATGAGGCGCTGACCAATGAAGTCTTCGCCGGAGAGTGGTACTACACCGGAGATCGCGCCCGGCGCGACGAGGACAGCTACTTCTGGTTCGTCGGGCGCGCCGACGACGTGATCCTGAGCGCGGGCTACCGCATCAGTCCGTTCGAGGTCGAGAGCGCGCTGCTCGAGCACCCGGCGGTGGCGGAGGCAGCTGTCGTCGGCAGCCCGGACCCAATCCGCGGTCAGATCGTCAAGGCATTCGTGGTGCTGGTCCCCGGTACCGAGACGTCGCCGACCCTGGCTCAGGAGATCCAGGACTTCACCCGGAAGGTCACCGCACCGTACAAGTATCCGCGGGAGATCGAGTTCGTGGCGGAACTCCCCAAGACGATCAGCGGCAAGATCCGCCGGGTCGAACTTCGCGAGCGCGAGGTCGCGCGTAAGGGCGGCGGGTCGTAGCGGATTGCGGTTGCAGGACACGTTAGCGCTCCGGCCTCACACCGGCGTCGCTCCTTTGACCCTCTTGCGGGACGTTTCGTCCTCTTGGTCCCTACGCTTGACAGACCCTCATGCGATGGTGCGCCGCGCGAGGATCGCGCGGCGCACCGACGTGTGTCTCAGTCGGGGAAGTCGACGATGTTGAGGTTGAGCGGGAACCGGCGGCGCTGCGGTTCCGGGGGATCCAGGCGACTCTCGACCCAGTTGCCGGTCAGATCGTCGCTGCCGGCGATGTCCCCCGCCTGCCCGGCCAACAGGAAGTTGCGGAAGATGTAAGGGAAGCCGTCCGATCCGAGCACTTCGGGTCCGGTCGTGACGTGCAGGTGCAGGTGAGGGGCGGCCGTATTGCCGGAGTTGCCGAGATTGGCGATCACCTGCCCCCGCCGCACGCGGTCGCCCGGCTGGACCCGGATCGTGCCGAGCTTGAGGTGGGCGTAGTTGACGAAGTAGCCGCCGCCGATGTCGAGCACGACGTGGTTGCCGTCGACGGTGCGGGTGGTGATCGTGGCCGGATCGGGCAGTTCGCCCGGCACCTGGTCAGGCAGCTCATCGAGCACGTCGACCACGATCCCGTCGGCCACGGCCAGGACATCGGAGCCGTAGCCGACATAGTTCTCGACGTCCGACGGGTCGCCGACAACCAACCGGCCCTCGCTGTCGAGCCGCATCCAGTCGATCGCAAAGCGCTGGGCGTCCCAGTAGCCGCCGTTGATCGTCTGGATCGAGCCGCGGTGCACGATCTCCGGATTGCAGCAGCCGTTGATGGCGACCCAGCCCGTGCCACGCAGCGGCGGCCCGAGCACCGGCAGCCGTCCCCCACGGAGACTGAAGCGGGCGGCGGTGTAGTTCAGCGGGGTGGGCTCGGTGGCGCCGGGGTTGCTGGCGGCGAGCAGTTCGAGGTGGTGCTCGACCGCCTCGGGCACGGCGTCGCGCCTCGGGAAGGCCAGCTCGATATAGAAGAAGCGCCCGCCGTTCGGCTCGATCGCCGCGTCGGTGGCCGGCTGTGGGGTGAGGGTGCGCAGGCGCTCGACCACGTCATCGCCTGCGTAGTCGGCGACGACGCGGTCCGGGTCGTCCGCGTCCAGCACCTGGATGCGCTGGATCGTCGCCGGGGCCAGCTTGCCGTTGGTCAGCAGCAGCTCGTACACGACGTGCCACTGACCGTCGCTCCCGAGGACGGGTATCGTGTCCGGACCAACGGTCGAGACCGTGACCGGGGTGAAGACGTCTTCGGCTGGGGTCGGAGCGTCACGCGAGTGCGACGCTGGGGACGGTGCATCCGCCAGGGCGCCGGGACCGATGTCGGCGAGGGCTGCGAGGACGACCGCGAGCGTGGCGAATAGGACCAGCCCGGCCATCCGTTTCATGGCCTCACCCCCTCTCGCTTCCACGAAACGTGGACGATCAGCTTCCCGATGCGCTCTCCCCGGATTCTGCGGACGTGGAGGCTGCCCGCCGCACTCACGGTGCCAGTGTGTGGAGGGTGCGCCCGGTCTGCGCGGTGCTGTCGCGCGGCACCTTCCACGACTGTCAGATTGGGCCCCTGCGACGGTGAGCAACGTGGCCCGCTGGATGGGGTGGCGTGCGACCGGCACCCGTCAACGCGCAACCCACGTAGCCGCCGCTGCTGTCGGGATTCTCAGGTGACCATGAACTGATCGTTTGAGGATATCTGTGGGTGGCAGGGTGTCGGTAGTGACCGGGCGCCCCGCTACGTGACTTGCTCCTGGAGAGCGGCGTGGGGTAGACGCGCTATACTGCGTGAGACTGGGCGGGTGTCGAGCCCGCCCTTGTGTGTCCCCGCCGGCCGGCACCGGCGGGGCAAGCTGTAAGCTGCTCCCCGCGAGGGACGATGAGGAGGAACATGATGTCGGAAGCCGTGTCCGCTGATCGCCCGTTGGCCGTGCCGACTCGGCAGCTTGAGACCGAGCGGGTGATTGTCACCGAGTGGCGGTTCGCGCCAGGCGCGCACACCGGCTGGCATACCCACCAGTACGACTACGTCGTGGTGCCGATCACGACCGGTCAGTTGCGGCTTGAAACGCCGAACGGGACGGTGACGGCAGACCTGGTTACCGGTCAGTCGTACAGCCGGGAGAAGGGCGTTGAGCACGACGTGATAAACGACAACCCCTTCGAGTTCGTCTTCATCGAGATCGAGCTCAAGCCCTAGGGCGACGGGGCAGGCGGATTGGCGAGCGACGCTCGCGAGATGGGTGGGGGATGCGCCCAATGCGGGGTGGTGGGGGAGCCCACACCGCCGTCCGTGACCGAGACGGGTGGTGCGCGGATCCTTGCACCGTGCTCACGGCCCGGGGCTGAAGCCGCCGGGCTGACCAACAAAGCCCGCTAAAGCCGGCTGAGAGGAATTGGGCCCGCGAAGAGGTGATGCGGAGCCAACCGTCCAGGTCGGTGCCCGGGGTCATGAACTTTGACGAACTACGAACTAATGTGGTGCACCCGCCAGCCACCCGGCGATGAGGGTGGCGCCGGTGGATCACGGTAGTAGGTCAAACTCCATGACCCCCCTATTCAGCCCGGCGGCTT
This genomic window from Sphaerobacter thermophilus DSM 20745 contains:
- a CDS encoding acyl-CoA synthetase, which translates into the protein MASAPSVEPNMRDYEETRRTFRWDVPEYYNFAVDTIGMWAADPARPGMVHVDHEGRERTITFAEFAQRSDRLASALRQHGIGPGDRVLVVLPRVPEWWEAILGIMKVGAISLPGTTLLRPRDLEYRINASGAKGIITDPEVAARVDEVAGSCPTLTVPIVVGGERDGWISYDAALAEAPADFEPVRTRSDDPCMLYFTSGTTAHPKMVLHTHASYPIGHVVTGRFWLDLRPGDLHWNLSDNGWAKAAWSSLFGPWSVGATLFIHDARGRFDAGQTLATLERYPITSFCAAPTIYRMLVLEDLAKFKPAALRSCVGAGEPLNPEVIETWREATGMTIRDGYGQTESAVLVANFPSVPVRVGAMGKPTPGFEVAIIDDEGRELPPGEEGHIGVRIKPGRPVGLFHGYYGDEALTNEVFAGEWYYTGDRARRDEDSYFWFVGRADDVILSAGYRISPFEVESALLEHPAVAEAAVVGSPDPIRGQIVKAFVVLVPGTETSPTLAQEIQDFTRKVTAPYKYPREIEFVAELPKTISGKIRRVELREREVARKGGGS
- a CDS encoding M23 family metallopeptidase; translation: MKRMAGLVLFATLAVVLAALADIGPGALADAPSPASHSRDAPTPAEDVFTPVTVSTVGPDTIPVLGSDGQWHVVYELLLTNGKLAPATIQRIQVLDADDPDRVVADYAGDDVVERLRTLTPQPATDAAIEPNGGRFFYIELAFPRRDAVPEAVEHHLELLAASNPGATEPTPLNYTAARFSLRGGRLPVLGPPLRGTGWVAINGCCNPEIVHRGSIQTINGGYWDAQRFAIDWMRLDSEGRLVVGDPSDVENYVGYGSDVLAVADGIVVDVLDELPDQVPGELPDPATITTRTVDGNHVVLDIGGGYFVNYAHLKLGTIRVQPGDRVRRGQVIANLGNSGNTAAPHLHLHVTTGPEVLGSDGFPYIFRNFLLAGQAGDIAGSDDLTGNWVESRLDPPEPQRRRFPLNLNIVDFPD
- a CDS encoding cupin domain-containing protein; the protein is MSEAVSADRPLAVPTRQLETERVIVTEWRFAPGAHTGWHTHQYDYVVVPITTGQLRLETPNGTVTADLVTGQSYSREKGVEHDVINDNPFEFVFIEIELKP